One stretch of Lachnospiraceae bacterium oral taxon 096 DNA includes these proteins:
- a CDS encoding IS3 family transposase: protein MYTNEVISYDLSMSPNLNQIKRMLETAFKKFKSLTGLIFHSDQGWQYQHNYYRQELKNRGIIQSMSRRGNCIDNCIIETFFGRLKNEMYYGYEKEYESFESFSKALDEYINYYNNERIQRKTKWMPPVKYRITSMCFA from the coding sequence ATGTACACAAATGAAGTTATTTCATATGATTTATCGATGAGTCCAAACCTAAATCAAATCAAGAGAATGTTAGAGACGGCGTTTAAAAAGTTCAAATCACTTACAGGATTAATATTTCATTCAGATCAAGGATGGCAATATCAACATAACTATTATCGTCAAGAACTAAAAAACAGAGGAATTATCCAATCAATGTCTAGGCGTGGCAATTGCATAGACAATTGCATTATAGAAACATTCTTTGGACGTCTAAAGAATGAAATGTACTACGGCTACGAAAAAGAATATGAATCATTTGAGAGTTTCTCAAAAGCACTAGATGAATACATAAATTATTACAACAATGAAAGAATACAACGGAAAACAAAATGGATGCCACCTGTAAAGTACAGGATAACATCCATGTGTTTCGCTTAG
- a CDS encoding DNA/RNA non-specific endonuclease, which translates to MNIQLFELGELFNDVNSELLEEAENMEKITDLSELDLPIAKQIDCVTYSCSTIEEKDFSPNSTYNIDGDTYETDDLGVPYKKNGGLLPNTSYEINGNCYKTDEKGRLISWNGDPKYTPENERDTVAQTEAGGEDRQDGDDGGHLVARVLGGSAGNENIVPMRDTINRGDYKKVENEMIEAKKQGKDVQDSGRVIYEGDSTRPAKIERTVVIDGKKTELTVDNREGSKELLDDLDGVISDEDRDSLNDEIADMEADGNKISITSVTKKYDASGNLVSVTVGVRNETAGEKSYKTFNV; encoded by the coding sequence ATGAATATCCAATTGTTTGAACTTGGTGAGTTGTTCAATGATGTCAATTCTGAGCTCTTAGAAGAAGCCGAAAATATGGAGAAGATCACAGATCTTTCGGAACTTGACCTTCCTATTGCAAAACAAATAGATTGTGTTACATATAGTTGCTCAACAATTGAAGAAAAAGACTTCAGCCCAAATTCTACATATAACATTGATGGCGATACCTATGAGACAGATGATCTTGGTGTTCCGTATAAGAAAAATGGTGGTTTACTGCCAAATACTTCGTATGAAATCAATGGAAATTGCTATAAAACGGATGAAAAGGGACGCCTTATTAGTTGGAATGGAGATCCAAAGTATACTCCAGAAAATGAGCGCGATACAGTTGCTCAAACAGAGGCCGGCGGAGAAGATCGACAAGATGGAGATGATGGAGGACATTTAGTTGCTCGAGTTCTTGGAGGATCAGCTGGAAACGAGAATATCGTTCCGATGAGAGATACCATCAATCGTGGTGATTACAAGAAGGTAGAAAATGAGATGATTGAGGCGAAAAAGCAGGGAAAGGATGTACAAGATAGTGGTAGAGTCATTTATGAGGGAGATTCTACTCGCCCAGCAAAAATTGAAAGAACCGTTGTTATTGATGGAAAGAAAACAGAATTGACGGTAGACAATAGAGAAGGTTCAAAAGAATTGCTTGATGATCTGGATGGAGTAATTTCTGATGAAGATCGGGACAGCTTAAATGATGAAATTGCAGATATGGAAGCAGATGGAAATAAGATTTCTATTACATCTGTTACGAAGAAGTATGATGCCAGTGGAAATTTAGTTTCTGTGACTGTTGGAGTTAGAAATGAAACCGCAGGAGAAAAATCATATAAGACATTTAATGTTTAG
- the tnpB gene encoding IS200/IS605 family element transposase accessory protein TnpB, producing MLKAYRYRIYPNKEQEIQLAKTFGCCRFVYNQTLAYRKDAYEKEKKSVSKTDCNNYCNRELKKAYEWLKEVDKFALTNAIYNMDSAYQKFFKEHAGYPKFKSKHSNRKSYTTNFTNGNITVDFDRGRIKLPKLKRVKIKLHRKFSGRIKTATISKVPSGKYYVSVLVETEHSPLVKTNGQIGLDLGIKDLCITSDGKKYENPKTIKKYEKKLTRLQRQLANKTKGSRNYQKKRKQIALCHEKIANTRKDYLHKISSEIINENQVIVSENLQIKNMVKNHNLAKTISDVSWYELTRQLEYKSKWNGRNYIKIDTFYASSQLCFSCGYKNTNVKDLKVRDWMCPFCNTKHDRDINAAKNILAEGLRQVV from the coding sequence ATGTTAAAGGCATATAGATATCGGATTTATCCAAACAAAGAGCAAGAAATACAGTTAGCAAAGACATTTGGCTGTTGTCGTTTTGTATATAATCAAACCCTTGCGTACAGAAAAGATGCTTATGAAAAAGAAAAAAAGTCTGTCAGTAAAACAGATTGTAATAATTATTGCAATAGAGAGCTGAAAAAAGCTTATGAATGGCTAAAAGAAGTAGATAAATTTGCTTTAACAAATGCAATTTATAATATGGACAGTGCTTATCAAAAGTTTTTCAAAGAACATGCAGGTTATCCAAAGTTTAAGAGTAAGCACAGTAATCGTAAATCATATACAACCAATTTTACAAATGGGAATATAACTGTAGATTTTGATAGAGGAAGAATAAAGCTGCCAAAATTAAAAAGGGTAAAAATAAAATTACATAGAAAATTTTCAGGTCGGATAAAAACAGCAACTATATCTAAGGTACCAAGCGGCAAGTACTATGTGTCTGTTCTTGTAGAAACTGAACATAGTCCACTTGTAAAGACAAACGGACAAATAGGATTGGATTTAGGAATAAAAGATTTATGTATCACATCAGATGGGAAGAAATATGAAAATCCGAAGACAATTAAAAAATATGAGAAAAAGCTTACAAGATTACAAAGACAATTAGCAAATAAAACAAAGGGGAGTAGGAACTATCAGAAAAAAAGGAAACAAATAGCACTATGCCATGAGAAAATAGCTAATACAAGAAAAGATTATCTGCATAAGATTTCAAGCGAAATTATAAACGAAAACCAAGTGATAGTTTCGGAAAACTTACAGATAAAAAATATGGTGAAAAATCATAATTTAGCGAAAACTATAAGCGATGTATCGTGGTATGAGCTGACAAGACAACTGGAATATAAGTCAAAATGGAATGGTAGAAATTATATTAAGATAGATACATTTTATGCAAGTAGCCAGCTATGTTTTAGTTGTGGATATAAAAATACAAATGTAAAAGATCTAAAAGTAAGAGATTGGATGTGTCCTTTCTGCAATACAAAACACGATAGAGATATCAATGCGGCAAAAAATATATTGGCAGAAGGATTAAGACAAGTAGTATAA
- a CDS encoding PTS sugar transporter subunit IIC: MEKLKLFLKRKDIIISAKRYGIDALGAMAQGLFCSLLIGTIINTVGKQFNIGFLTSTVATIAGVDYTVGSLASAMSGPAMAVAIGYALATPPLVLFSLITVGFASNALGGAGGPLAVLFVAIIASEAGKMVSKETKIDILVTPLVTISVGILLSVLLAPTLGKAAMKLGTVIMWATSLQPFLMGILVSLLVGVALTLPISSAAICAALGLTGLAGGAALAGCCAQMVGFAVISFPENKWGGLISQGIGTSMLQMGNIVKNPRVWIAPCITSMITGPIATCIFKLQMNGAAVSSGMGTCGLVGQIGVYTGWVNDVTSGAKSAITSFDWFGLIMISFILPAVMTPVIHMFIRKAGLVKDGDLKL, encoded by the coding sequence ATGGAAAAGCTAAAGTTATTTCTTAAGCGAAAGGATATCATTATTTCTGCAAAAAGATATGGTATAGACGCTTTGGGAGCTATGGCACAGGGACTGTTTTGTTCACTTTTAATAGGTACTATTATCAATACTGTCGGAAAGCAGTTTAATATCGGTTTTCTTACAAGCACTGTAGCCACCATTGCAGGAGTTGACTATACTGTAGGTTCTCTTGCAAGTGCCATGAGCGGACCTGCAATGGCTGTGGCAATAGGCTATGCACTTGCCACTCCGCCGCTTGTACTGTTTTCACTGATTACGGTGGGTTTTGCATCCAATGCACTTGGAGGTGCAGGAGGACCGCTTGCCGTACTTTTTGTAGCAATAATAGCTTCTGAAGCAGGTAAGATGGTGTCAAAAGAAACCAAAATAGATATACTGGTCACTCCGCTTGTCACTATCTCGGTCGGAATACTTTTATCCGTACTGCTTGCACCTACTCTCGGAAAGGCTGCTATGAAGCTCGGTACTGTTATCATGTGGGCTACAAGCCTCCAACCTTTCCTTATGGGAATTCTTGTCTCACTTCTTGTAGGTGTGGCGCTTACACTTCCTATTTCATCTGCTGCCATTTGTGCCGCACTCGGACTTACAGGACTTGCAGGCGGTGCCGCACTGGCAGGTTGCTGTGCCCAGATGGTAGGCTTTGCAGTTATCTCATTCCCTGAAAACAAGTGGGGAGGACTTATCTCACAAGGTATCGGTACATCCATGCTTCAGATGGGCAATATTGTAAAGAATCCGAGAGTTTGGATAGCTCCATGTATTACATCCATGATTACTGGACCTATTGCAACCTGTATATTCAAGTTGCAAATGAATGGTGCCGCAGTATCATCCGGTATGGGTACCTGCGGTCTTGTAGGCCAAATCGGAGTGTATACAGGTTGGGTGAATGATGTAACAAGCGGTGCCAAATCCGCCATCACTTCATTTGATTGGTTTGGACTTATAATGATATCCTTTATTCTACCTGCCGTAATGACACCTGTTATCCATATGTTCATAAGAAAAGCGGGACTTGTAAAGGACGGAGATTTAAAACTTTAA
- a CDS encoding metallophosphoesterase: MHFYITGDTHGDFRRIEQFCLENDTTVEDVMIILGDAGINYHLDSRDNELKEELSQLDITLFCIHGNHEARPWEAGDYDEKEWNGGIAYVEEQYPNLLFAKDGEIYYFNDRSVIVIGGAYSVDKYYRLNNGLMWFDTEQPDETIKQYVEKQLEKVDWSVDIVLSHTVPILAEPVWNFIPGLDQTTVDKNTENFTVGFVE; the protein is encoded by the coding sequence GTGCATTTTTATATAACAGGCGACACACATGGAGATTTCAGGAGAATCGAGCAGTTCTGCCTTGAGAATGATACAACTGTGGAAGATGTCATGATCATTCTTGGCGATGCCGGAATCAACTATCACCTCGATAGTAGGGACAATGAATTGAAGGAAGAACTATCTCAACTGGATATCACATTATTCTGCATTCATGGCAATCATGAGGCCAGACCCTGGGAAGCAGGGGATTACGATGAAAAGGAATGGAATGGCGGCATTGCATATGTCGAAGAGCAGTATCCTAATCTTCTTTTTGCCAAAGATGGGGAAATCTATTATTTCAATGACAGGAGTGTCATTGTAATTGGCGGGGCATATTCTGTAGATAAGTATTACCGTCTTAATAATGGGCTTATGTGGTTTGATACAGAACAACCGGATGAAACCATCAAGCAATATGTCGAGAAACAACTTGAAAAGGTTGATTGGAGTGTTGATATAGTTTTATCGCATACTGTTCCTATCTTAGCAGAACCAGTGTGGAATTTTATTCCGGGCTTAGACCAAACTACAGTTGATAAAAACACAGAGAATTTCACTGTCGGATTTGTAGAATGA
- a CDS encoding IS3 family transposase, producing the protein MGCATQGEKAAIIKALREEGYQLKNLLKGLNMPKSTYYYEISKVDTVGFRNAELTEEIKKIFDQHKGRYGVRRVYRELLRHGNIVNHKRVQRIMHSLGLQGKRPKEKYHSFKGEVGKVVPNIIDRDFTETAPLQKWTTDVSQFNFSWGKCYLSPIIDMYTNEVISYDLSMSPNLNQIKRMLETAFKKFKSLTGLIFHSDQGWQYQHNYYRQELKNRGIIQSMSRRGNCIDNCIMETFFGHLKNEMYYGYEKEYESFESFSKALDEYINYYNNERIQRKTKWMPPVKYRITSMCSA; encoded by the coding sequence ATGGGCTGCGCAACTCAAGGCGAAAAAGCAGCAATCATCAAAGCACTCAGAGAAGAAGGATACCAATTAAAGAACCTACTAAAAGGTTTAAATATGCCTAAATCAACTTACTACTACGAAATCAGTAAAGTTGATACTGTAGGCTTTAGAAATGCTGAACTCACTGAAGAAATCAAGAAAATATTTGATCAGCATAAAGGCAGATATGGTGTAAGAAGAGTGTATAGAGAACTCTTAAGACATGGAAATATTGTTAATCACAAAAGAGTACAACGCATCATGCATTCACTTGGATTGCAAGGCAAAAGGCCTAAAGAGAAATATCATTCATTCAAGGGCGAAGTAGGCAAAGTAGTACCAAACATAATAGATAGGGACTTTACAGAGACAGCACCACTTCAGAAGTGGACAACTGATGTATCTCAGTTTAACTTTTCATGGGGAAAGTGTTATCTTTCTCCAATAATTGACATGTACACAAATGAAGTTATTTCATATGATTTATCGATGAGTCCAAACCTAAATCAAATCAAGAGAATGTTAGAGACAGCGTTTAAAAAGTTCAAATCACTTACAGGATTAATATTTCATTCAGATCAAGGATGGCAATATCAACATAACTACTATCGTCAAGAACTAAAAAACAGAGGAATTATCCAATCAATGTCTAGGCGTGGCAATTGCATAGACAATTGCATTATGGAAACATTCTTTGGACATCTAAAGAATGAAATGTACTACGGCTACGAAAAAGAATATGAATCATTTGAGAGTTTCTCAAAAGCACTAGATGAATACATAAATTATTACAACAATGAAAGAATACAACGGAAAACAAAATGGATGCCACCTGTAAAGTACAGGATAACATCCATGTGTTCCGCTTAG
- a CDS encoding EFR1 family ferrodoxin (N-terminal region resembles flavodoxins. C-terminal ferrodoxin region binds two 4Fe-4S clusters.): MVGIYLSGTGNTKHCVQKFLSALDSDAKCVPIEDKESIDTIRNNGDIVLAYPTQFSNVPFMVKDFVIRNKDLWEGKKIFLITTMGAFSGDGTGCLARVLKRYGAIILGGMQIRMPDAVCDSKLLKKSLEENRRIVHEADEKIDKATSDIKRDGKYPKEGLSFFAHMAGLFGQRLWFYKKTADYNKKLKISDSCIGCGVCASNCPMGNLSIQNGKAVNFGKCTMCYRCISTCPKKAITLLGKEVVEQCRYEKYI, from the coding sequence ATGGTAGGAATCTATCTAAGTGGTACGGGAAATACAAAACATTGTGTTCAAAAATTTCTTTCTGCATTAGATTCTGATGCAAAGTGCGTTCCAATTGAAGATAAGGAATCCATAGATACAATTCGAAATAACGGTGATATTGTTCTAGCGTACCCGACACAGTTTTCTAATGTGCCATTTATGGTGAAGGATTTTGTCATTAGGAATAAAGATTTATGGGAAGGGAAAAAGATTTTTTTAATTACCACTATGGGTGCTTTTTCTGGTGATGGAACAGGGTGTCTGGCGAGAGTTCTAAAAAGATATGGAGCGATAATTCTTGGAGGTATGCAGATTCGTATGCCTGATGCGGTTTGTGATAGCAAATTGCTGAAAAAGTCTTTGGAAGAAAACAGAAGAATCGTTCATGAAGCAGATGAAAAAATAGATAAAGCAACAAGTGATATCAAACGAGATGGCAAATATCCCAAGGAGGGCTTGAGTTTTTTTGCTCACATGGCAGGATTATTTGGGCAGAGATTATGGTTTTATAAAAAAACAGCAGATTACAACAAGAAACTTAAGATTAGTGATTCCTGTATTGGATGCGGAGTATGTGCATCAAACTGTCCTATGGGAAATTTGAGTATACAAAATGGAAAAGCAGTCAATTTTGGCAAGTGCACCATGTGTTACAGGTGTATAAGTACTTGTCCTAAGAAGGCGATTACTCTTTTGGGAAAAGAGGTAGTCGAACAATGTAGGTATGAGAAATATATTTAG
- a CDS encoding serine/threonine protein phosphatase encodes MANYVISDIHGHYDYYRKMLEKIDFSDSDMLYILGDVVDRGPHPVKILQDLMKRPNVCCIAGNHEVMFCECMKTLLQEITEESIADIDEEEIEKLINWQQNGSVTTIDEFHKLSRSERNEIADFVSEFEVYEEVQTAMGEFLLVYAGLGNIEPDKGIWEYELDELVWKRPDYEKKYFEDKFIVSGHTPTLFIEENPRKGFIYKSHNNIVVDCGCGMPYGRLGCLRLDDMKEFYVEEEEV; translated from the coding sequence TTGGCCAATTATGTGATAAGTGACATTCACGGACATTATGATTATTACCGGAAGATGCTGGAGAAAATCGACTTCTCAGATTCGGATATGCTTTATATCTTAGGTGATGTGGTGGATAGAGGGCCGCATCCTGTTAAGATACTGCAGGATCTGATGAAGAGGCCCAATGTCTGCTGTATCGCCGGCAACCATGAGGTCATGTTCTGCGAATGCATGAAGACACTTCTGCAGGAAATTACAGAGGAGAGTATTGCAGACATCGATGAAGAAGAAATAGAGAAGCTGATTAACTGGCAGCAGAACGGATCTGTAACCACGATAGATGAATTTCATAAATTATCCAGGAGTGAGCGGAATGAAATTGCTGATTTTGTTTCTGAGTTTGAGGTCTATGAAGAAGTACAAACAGCAATGGGAGAATTCCTTCTGGTCTATGCCGGCCTTGGAAATATTGAACCGGATAAAGGAATCTGGGAATATGAGCTGGATGAGCTGGTGTGGAAGAGGCCGGATTATGAGAAGAAATATTTTGAAGATAAATTTATCGTGTCAGGCCATACACCGACACTGTTTATAGAGGAGAATCCCAGAAAGGGATTTATCTATAAATCACACAACAACATTGTCGTCGATTGCGGCTGCGGTATGCCTTATGGAAGGCTTGGCTGCTTGCGCCTTGATGACATGAAGGAATTTTATGTTGAGGAGGAAGAAGTTTAG
- a CDS encoding IS3 family transposase, with protein MSRRGNCIDNCIIETFFGRLKNEMYYGYEKEYESFESFSKALDEYINYYNNERIQRKTKWMPPVKYRITSMCSA; from the coding sequence ATGTCTAGGCGTGGCAATTGCATAGACAATTGCATTATAGAAACATTCTTTGGACGTCTAAAGAATGAAATGTACTACGGCTACGAAAAAGAATATGAATCATTTGAGAGTTTCTCAAAAGCACTAGATGAATACATAAATTATTACAACAATGAAAGAATACAACGGAAAACAAAATGGATGCCACCTGTAAAGTACAGGATAACATCCATGTGTTCCGCTTAG
- a CDS encoding TetR/AcrR family transcriptional regulator yields MEALSMRKLADSIGVSPAAPYAHFKNKEAFLSEVRNYITERFYSSLTEITDNCSNLSRILLELGKSYVLFFYENPLYYQLLFSIGDIDIDDYPPFRLFRTTAEKVLKGLLGNKGSRANKMNNSIIHAKVIALWSLVHGLSSVVTVKGVVDTDHLEDEVELILSSINV; encoded by the coding sequence ATGGAGGCACTCTCTATGCGTAAGCTGGCGGATTCTATAGGAGTCAGTCCTGCTGCACCATATGCACATTTCAAAAACAAGGAAGCTTTTTTATCCGAAGTACGCAACTATATAACAGAGCGATTTTATTCGTCATTGACAGAGATAACGGACAATTGTTCCAATCTTTCACGGATTCTTTTGGAATTAGGTAAAAGTTATGTACTCTTTTTTTATGAGAACCCCTTGTATTACCAGCTTTTATTTTCTATTGGTGATATTGATATCGATGACTATCCGCCATTTCGCTTATTTAGAACTACAGCGGAGAAAGTGTTGAAAGGATTATTAGGTAATAAAGGTAGTAGAGCTAATAAAATGAATAATTCTATTATTCATGCAAAGGTAATTGCTCTCTGGTCCTTGGTTCACGGTCTTTCTTCTGTAGTGACGGTTAAAGGTGTTGTAGATACAGATCATCTTGAGGATGAAGTTGAATTGATTCTTAGCTCAATCAATGTATAG